Genomic segment of Oncorhynchus tshawytscha isolate Ot180627B linkage group LG13, Otsh_v2.0, whole genome shotgun sequence:
ACATTTTACTAGGTATGATCAATGACTGTAGGGTGATGTCAGGTGGTTATATCATGCAGGCTTTAGGTTGTTGGCATCATGCAGAGTTCAAATGAGGCTCTGAAGAGTACTGCCTGTAAAGTTACCTCCTGGAAGCTGATTGCCGTCATGACCCCCTGGTGCAGCTTCTTCTTGAAGTCCTGTGCCAGGCTGAGCTCCTCTTGACTGAAGCGATCGTGCCGAAAGAGAATGCCCACCTTTACCACCACCTTGACCAGGTCTTTGACCACCTTCTGGGCTTCTGTGCGGTTCCCAGAGTGTATCTTGGAGACGCGGTAGAACTCATCCAGGATTTCGCTGCTGGTGTCATCAATGAACATCTGCACCATGGATTTGCTGGCCATACGGCTGAGGATTTTGTTTTGGGCCTTCATGGCCATGTCTTTAGAGCTGAAGGACTCCATTTTGATTCTTGGAAGGAAGTGAAGAGTTGATGAGACACAATAATGGGGTCAAGTGCAATATCTGATTGTCTGGTCTCAGCCACGGCTATAGAAACAGAGCACTGACGACAGTTATTCTGGTAAAGTTGGTTCACTGTTGGACCTTTTCTCTGTCAAATGACCTTTAAGATAAGCGAAGGCTCCTCTGTTTTAGTCAAGGACTTAAAGGTCCAACGCAactgttttttacatttaaaaaaaatctcaatatcaaattatttctAGCTAACAATTATGTACAgtacttactgtgattgttttcaattaaaattgtcaaaaatgaACCAAAATCGTTTCTTAGCAAAGAACAATTTCTCAAGCAGACATTTTGCTAGAACTGTCTggaagtggtctgagtggggagtggaaaactgaaaatgatctgttattggcagagaggtttggaactctctttcttattggtttaTGAACAAATgtaactccatcccaccaaaacagacaGAAATTGCAGGCGGTCTATTCAAAAAGCTCTGACAGTAAAAGGGCataatcataattttcacaatttcagagtattattccaacctcatagtatgGAAATATGCATACAACACAGGAAATGCACGTTTTTGACTGGACTAGGCCTTCACAGGGGCAGTTGGCACGGTTAACCTTTACTATTCACACCGAGGAAGAGGAACTCACACTGCGGTAGTATTGTTTGAAGTTGAGTTATGACCTTGGATGACCAAGATTATTGCTCTCCTGAGTTCTAGTGTGGGGGTCAAGAGGAAAAACCCAAATAAATAAATCTTCCCCTATGCTGGCAAGTCTGTGTCAGGAGAGGCTGTTGTTGGTCGTTGGAGCAGTGTGGGGTTTCAGATGTCAATATCGAGTATATGCTGGTCTTGGAGACAAGTTTAATGCAGGCTATCATATTCATAATATGAATATCTATCGCACCACTCTCTTTACCTTTCCCTGACATCCACTCTTTCTAGAAGAGATTCTCTCCTACTTCCAAAGTAGAAAATACAACAACACCGCAGGAATACAGCCCTATTTGGGAATAAAAATGACTTATTCTCTTTAGAATCGTCTGAACAGCTCATCATGTCGCATTGCACAGCACGTAAAGTACAGTAATTGTCGGGGTTTAACGTCGCTTCACTCAAAGTCCAGTGGCACAAATTGATAAAAGTGCAGACAGTGATTTAATTGGTCCTGTAATCTGTCTGATCTTCTATTCCTCAAGGGGTGTTTTCAATGGAACTCTGTGACTCAGAGTGACATTCTGTATGGTTGCTCAGATACCAACAGGAAGTATGATAAACATGTCACATCACCCGGCCTTTGGAGCTAGCTGGTTCTGATAGCCTGAAGGGAAAACAAAATATTTGTACAGTAGAGGAAGTCTAAGACACACTGCAGCTGCCAGTTTTACCTTAAATGCACTGCCTCTGTCATAGGTGTGTTAAACATAGTCTATGGCAAAAGGGTAATTTACCAATTGCATGGATAATGAAGACCCACTGCAACCAGTCATCTCCATGTTCATTCAATTATCtgtgggagaatgagaggggattgagacTGTGCGTATTGTCGCCTAACACAGCTAGGACTTTCATGTTGACCACATGAGTTAGACACCTTGATCAACCAGACACTTGAGTTAATTAAGTAGGTCCGAGACTGTCTGTGGGAAATCACTCTGGAAACTCGCTTGCGTATTCCTTCAAGTTTGCATGTCTAATGGTTACGCTTCTGGGTTTGCACATAATGTCCATCTTCCGCACCCATCAGTAACTGTCTGTTTTGTATGGGAAAGGttacaggcaccgcatcgatttaTTTGCTCCTCTTCTGATTTGAATAGACCCTGATAAAATAAGTAATGTGGATCTCAGGTGTGAGGCTTTGTCTCGTTCAGACACACCACACAGTATAAAAGCAGCTCTGTAAGACGAGTCTTTTACCTCATGATTAACATTTTGATCACTAATTTGCCAAATGTAACACTGTGGCTATAAATTGGTACAGTTAAAATGTTGAAGTGCATTTGCACAGCTCTCTCTTGTGTGATTCCTTGAAACACATAAAACCTGACCTGCATCACAAGTCTGGCTGTTTTGTTTCAAAATGTGTGGCACCTTTTTACGGAAGAGTCTTACTTCCTGTGTGAAACAGCCATAAGAAGGAGACATTATTCAAGTGAAATAGAAGAAGTTGGCTACCAGTGCTCTGTATGCTGTAACTGTCTTCCCATGGCTCAAAATGGCTTGGCCTCAAACATTCAGATGACACACTCCTTCACACAGTGAAGGTCAAACTTCCTGGTGGGTCAATTAAAGCTAAGGCTGACAGAGCTAATAGTTAGCTGTCCGAGAAGCTCAAACACAAAGGCTGACAATTTCAATTTGCAACATGACCTTCTGTGTTGGCATCCTTCCGGAGAAACGTGTTTCCAAGTGTTCAAAGTAGAAATCAAATCTTACACAAAATATATTGGACAATTAAATGTGAAGTAATGCCAAAAACAACCAGCAGTCAATTATTCTTGGACTGTGTTAGACATGGACATGGGAGATGTTTGGCTGCCTTGATTGGCTGAGGCCTAATGATTTTCAACGTCAAGTGACTGGTTTAGGCACATGGGTAGACCGCACTTCAAGTCTCAAGAAGGCAGTAGCAATGCTAACTTATTCTTTCACTATGCATACTGTATCTATTACCTTGGGTGTGATCATGCCTATGGACACCCATTTTCATTGTCAAAAAATATGTGTAAACTTGGCTTTTACACAATGACTCAGCCTCTAAATTTAGTTTCTTGCACCTCATTTTTTCATGGACAGTTCCACAAGTCCATATTTTCGGGTCATCCCCTTTGAACTATCTCTTCTTCATAGTCAGATCTACAAAGGCTGATTACCTGTGAAATCTGCCACAATCCCCCACCCCTCTACACAGGATGTTtagatacagatgtaggatcttaatttggtcagcctgttgcacgACAACATTCCTGCAATACAGGATATTTAAAACTTGTGGTGTGTTTGAAGTTTAAaatggcttctgaagtttgtcgtTTCCACTTTTAAATTTtgatatgaaaaatgtatcaacccctactaAAATATTGAATCATTATAATCCGCATAATAATTCAcacttcctgttgctgcagggttATTTTCATGccgtagcaaactggctcaaattaagatcctacatctataaGAGACCCAAGGAGCTTGATGAGATTGTTGATTACTATAAGGATCTGTTTCCTGTCAAGATGTTGGGTAACTTCAATGTGGTACAATCGTAGGTGATATAATTTATCTTGATGCATGAATAGGGTTAGACAGACCAGCATAGCaagcacatgcacatgcacatgcaccaACTCACAAACGTACataacacacacttacacatttTCCCGCAGAGTTGTTTTTCAGCTGCTAGAAAGCTATTGTCACTTCAaggttttgtctttgtctttacaTGCTTCTGATTAGCACAGAAGTGGTCATTCTTGCTAAAGCGATGGTCTAAAATATCCTTGCCAAAAACCTGCTCATATTTTCCATGCATTCTCCGCCTCTAGCAATGTAGCCAAGCACCCACTCTTTAAAAAGAGGTTTGACATTATGGTTAATGTCTTACATACAACTGAGTCTATGGAGTTTAGATCATGCTTTTTCGGGTCATAAATGTCCAAGCTAATTTGAAGGCACCTGCCTGCACTGTACACAGAAACACAATTACTTGTGCACAAACACAACACCTAATACTTAATAACAGACGTGAAAATATGCTCTccaacacacaaagacacacacacacacacacacacacacacacacacacacacacacacacacacacacacacacacacacacacacacacacacacacacacacacacacacctacatacagtTAGAAAGATACgctctccatacacacacacacacacacacacacacacacacacacacacacacacacacacacacacacacacacacacacacacacacacacacacatagaaattcAGTTGTTGGAAACACAAACCACACAACATCATCTTCCACTGAGACTGAAATGACGGTGCTATGAAATGCTTACCTGCGTGCCTATGGACCATTGGCTTCAGATCGACTCAGTGCTCCAAGAGGAGGCTTCACATAAAGGGCTTCACATAAAGGGGTTGGAGGATCACACTGCCCTCTCGCTATACCCACCACCCCGTTTCTGTGACTCTGCCGACCTCAGTTGCATTTCCTTAAAGAACTCATTTTTTGTGGGCACGCCCCAGAGcagtgtatttctctctctctctctgtctctctgtcgctctctctctctgtctctctgtcgctctctctctctcttcctctctctgcgtctctctctgcctctctcagcctctctctctctctctcattctctctctgcctctctctctctgtctctctgtcgctctctgtctctgtcgctctctctcccgctctctctctctctctttctctctctgcgtctctctctgcctctctctctctctctctctctctctgcgtctctctctgcctctctctctttctctctctctttctctctctctttctctctctgcgtctctctctgcgtctctctctctctctctgcctctctctctctctttctcattctctctctacgtctctctctgcctctctctctctctctctctcattctctctctgcgtctctctctgcctctctctctgtccctgcctctaATCCTGGCAGCATTCATTATCACTTGCTCAGCGTCTATAAATCTTGCACCACTGTTTGCTCTCTGTTTTAATCTCTCCGTTCCTTCTgtcctctcgttctctttctaTTATCTCCTGTATGTTTCCTCTTCCCCACACATTTGGGTGTTGAAAGGGAAAATGCAGGGCCATTTTCGTGACACCCTTTAGTGGAATGCAGCTGTGGTCATCTGTTGATTTGTGTCTCTCGTCTGGTGACTGCTGTCTGCGATAACTCTCTGACACTAATGCAGCTGACCCATATAAGGAAatacaggtttgtgtgtgtgtgtgtgtgtgtgtgtgtgcgtgcgtggcaTTTCTAGATCCTGTAGGGAGCAACAAAAGCACCAGAACAGTTATTCCCAGAAAAGATGAATACATTGACTAGAAGAAATGAACTTACACAGTGATTTGTACTGTGAATGAAATGGACCCCGCTCTCTGGAAGCAGTATTTCCAAACCTTTTGGTCTCAAAAGGGAAGCTGTGTCTGGGCTGTTTCCAAAGTTGTGCAACATCCCAGGCTTGCCCCTCACTCTAGTTTCATGGGAGTGTCAAGGAACATGGCAACCACAGTGACTTCAGTTACACACACCAAAGACAATTGTCTTCTCAACTATTCCAAACTGAAACTAGATTAACTTCAAATAATTTGCATTTGAATTGTTAAGGGGTGTAAATATTTCACTAGACACAGCTATTCTTTGGCAAAATGAACAGGCTATAATGAAGGTGCAGTATCTTCACACAAAATGGATGCAGATCGGGATGAGATAATGTCATAATGTTGTGTCAGGTAACCCCCTGAGTCAAGCAGCTGTAGTTGGTCTAGTTCTATTTCATGTGGTGTATgtgagggcggcaggtagcctagctgttagagtgttgggccagtaactgcaaGGCTGCTGGTTAAAATACCCAagcagacaaggtgaaaaatctgttgatgtgcccttgagcaaggcactcaacGCTAATTAGCTCCAGGGtcactgtactactatggctggccctgtaaaacaacacatatcACTGCTCCTGTGTATGTgacagttatatatatattttgtattgcACTGCCTACAGGTCGTTAGGCACCATGGATGGAGACCCCTTCAACTGTTGTCACTTTGGTTGCATTCCTTACAAACCCTTTTCATTAAGCTGCTTAATAaaacaacgatgagacaggtgAGACGAGAAAAAAACATGACCAGACATAGAGGAAGAGCGGCTTTCTCTACCTTCATCTCACTTAAAAACACAGGAGACGGTAAAGCAATTGCAATGGATAGCTGCTAGGAAGTCGCTTTCACTTCTGCAACACTTTCATGTCAGTGCAGATGAATGAAACGAGGCGAGGAGAGGAACGCATTTAACACTATTGAGACACACCTCTTCTGCACATTAGGCAACCTTTTATTTTTCTGAAATGATGCCTTTTTTTTGCCAGCCACTGACACCTAATGGAGTGGGTTCCTAAACTATACACCAGGGGGCAGTCATGTCTAGGAAAGTATCAGCATGTAATTACTTCAACGAAGGCCCTGAACCAATAGCTTGATGCCCTATGATCATGTGTTTTTGTTGGCAAACACGATGTTGGCAAACATTCAGAATATTCCATCAAAAAGAAGTAAGCCTTTTGACTAAACGTAGTACATTTGCAGAAAGGGTTGATAATATGTTGTGCAACACCCCAGGCATTATCTCTGTCAAATTTGACATTATCTCTGTCAAATACATCTAAAAAAGTCAAGTGTGTAAAGTCTGTTCCGTATGCATGCAATGACACCGGGTGCCATGGCAACAGACAGGAAGTTCAATGTAAGCAGTTTCCTCTTTCTTCTCCACTATCAGTTAATTAGATCAAACTCAAGTAGAAATACCGTTTTAGTGACTCCCGTGTTTAGAACCTGGGGCGATTGCCAGGCTTTTTTCCATAAACATTTTGTGATTGCTTAGCTCATTGGGTGCATTACTTGAATGTTGTATTAAGTTAACATTTGTCACATCACTGGTAGACTCAGGAATATGACATCATCATACACAGTTTGGCAACTTCCTGCTTTCAGCTATAAACAACAACAGGATTCAACAGAATTCAAATCTGCCAAGACTACCACTATTGTCCCTTCATCATttgcgccctctctctctctctcgacctgcTGCACGTGTTGTTGATTTCTGTGCGCAGGAACTCTCCCCGCTGTGTGTGAAGATGTCCTATTGCTGAGTCTGCATTTCATGTCACTCACCCTTATGCAGTAGCACATTGTATTACAGTATGCTTCTAGCAGTAGATGTCAGTAGCCATCTAGGTCTGAGCACACTTTCACTTCACCCTGTCATTTCTTCCCGGTATTTAGCATGATTGAATTGAGCCTATCCAATGTGCTGTGTCATCAGTAGACAACCAGCTGTTTCAGAATGAGTTCGCTATCAGTTGACATATTTTGCTTACCTCAGATTCAAGTATTAAGTTGATTTGACTTTAGAGCACAGCCACTGTGGTCCCAACAGTATGTGCTTCAGTATCTACACTGTCTACAGAAAGTCCACCAGAGGCCACTTTAGCTCTTTAGAATGCGGCATTGACTTTTGTCAGACTGGAAGCAGGGGCGTAGTGC
This window contains:
- the LOC112264749 gene encoding tumor necrosis factor alpha-induced protein 8-like protein 2; amino-acid sequence: MESFSSKDMAMKAQNKILSRMASKSMVQMFIDDTSSEILDEFYRVSKIHSGNRTEAQKVVKDLVKVVVKVGILFRHDRFSQEELSLAQDFKKKLHQGVMTAISFQEVEFTFDKAVMTELLTDCRDILLKLVEKHLTPKSLGRIRHVFNHYSDQDLLTNLYTPGGPLWPNLTKICRDLNKLVEEGKL